The segment TGAATAAAGTCATTAACAACAACAGCCCATAACCCTCCAACAACTGTATAAACAAGCAATAGTGTTGCTACAGCAATAAGGAAAAGCAGAGTGTCACTGATGGGTCCAAATACAAGATGACCATCTACTATTCCTAATGCTTCTGCAACCTTACGTATAGCCAAGAATGCATAGCCAATGCCTATACAATTAATTGGTATAGCAAGTAAAAAAGCCTTGACAGCTCGCAAACATGCTGCAGAGGAGCCCCCATACCGCAGCTCTGTAAAAGCCGCATCAGTCATTACACCAGTACGCCTCCACAAAGGAGCAAAGACAATAGTCATGGCGATATGAGCAAAGCCAAAACTCCACCATTCCCAATTACCAGGGAGTCCTCGAGTCCCAACAACTCCAGCCACATAAAGAGGAGTATCAATTGAAAAAGTAGTCGCTGCCATCGAAGCACCCGCTAGCCACCCTGTCAAACTGCGGCCTGCAACGAAATAATCAGTATCAGAACGATTTTTATGGGAAAGCCCTACACCCAATATTAAAGTGATTACTAAATAGCCAAAAAGAATTAACCAATCAATGAATGCCATAAATTTGTTTAATTACCCATGAGGTAAAGCTTGATTAAGAAAAGCTAAATCAAAGACGCATGTTGTCGCCGTAGTTGACCACAGGCTGCATTCTTATCCAGCCCTCGACTAGATCTAAGGCTTACTGCAATTCCCCTATTTCTTAAAGCTTCCATAAATTTCCTTATTCTTGCAAGTGAAGGTCGTTGAAAATCTTCCTCATCTATTGGGTTATAGGCAATTAAGTTCACATGACTCTGAAAGCCACCTATGAGATCAGATAATTCTTCTGCATGTTGAATCTGGTCATTAATTTCTCCTAATAAAATGTATTCAAAACTTACTCTCCTCCCAGTAACAGAGAAATAATGCTTGCAATCATCAAGTAAGTCTCTAATCGGGTACGACTTAGCAGAAGGTATTAACATTTCACGCAGTTTTTGGTTTGGCGCATGAAGGCTGACCGCGAGCGTAAATTGCACACGACCTAAACGTTCTAAAGCTAATTCAGCTAACTGAGAAAGAGTGCCTTGCACACCAACCGTGCTGAGAGTAATACGACGTTGGCCAATACCCAAATCAGTATTCATACAACTAATTGAATCCAAAACAGATTCAATATTCAATAAAGGTTCCCCCATCCCCATAAAAACAACATGGGAAGCTCGTCGCTGAAATGCTTCTCTAGTACTCAGAACTTGATCAACAATTTCATTGACTTCCAAAGAACGTTGTAAACCTCCTTTCCCAGTAGCACAAAATTTACATCCCATAGGACAACCAACTTGACTGGAAACACAAATAGTCAAACGATTCTTTGTAGGAATACCAACAGTTTCAATAATTTCTCCATCAGTAGTTCCAAGTAATAATTTTATTGTTTGATCATTTGCTTCCAACCGTTTAATTTCTCTAAGACGTCCTATTTGAAAACCTTGATTGTTTAGAGAATTACGCCATGACTTTGGTAAAACAAAAATATCTTCTATACTTTTTACACCCTTTCCATACACAAATTCATGCAATTGACGTCCTCTATAAGTTGACTCTCCATGATCCTTTGCAAGCTTCTCAAGCTGACTAATATTTCTGCCTAGTAAAACAATCTTTTCTGCTTTTGATACTGAAGCAATCACCTTACTAATAAACCATGTCCCAATTTAACTTCTAATATAATCAAAGCAATGAATCCTATCATTGCCAACCGACCATTTAATTTCTCGGTATGTCCATGAAAACCATATTTAGGCAAAGTCCTTTTTGGAATTAGTTTTGGTTTAAGCATTTAATTTGTGATAGCTACAATTAAGTTAAGGTTAAAACATAGTTTTAATGCCTATTCAATTTTCTTACTCATCTGAAAGTAAGCCCTCTTCTTGAAGTCCCTCTAATGCTGCTGGATCTGGCATCTGATCTTCCTGTGTTTGATCTTCTCCATCAGGTCTTACAAATGCAGCAAAATTACTCGCAGTAGGATCTATACCATGCCTACTTCTTGTGGCTTCTAGATCTTCATCACTAGGGTCATCTAGTACTGACGTAGAACTTACAGCAGCTGATGCAGGCATATCAACCGTATAATCAGGTCTTAAATTTTGAATCCTTCTATAGCCTGCAGGATCTTCGGCCAGAATATCTGGATGAGGTCCTGCCTCTGCTTTTAATTCTTCGACAAATCCACTAAAACCTGTACCTGCTGGAATAAGTCGGCCAATAATCACATTCTCTTTTAAGCCTCTTAACCAATCAGACTTACCTTCAATCGCAGCTTCTGTAAGTACCCTAGTCGTCTCTTGGAATGAAGCAGCAGAAATAAAGCTATCCGTATTCAATGAGGCCTTAGTAATACCTAAAAGAACTGGTGTGAATTCTGCAGGCGCACCACCAGTGACGGATATAGCCTGATTAGTATCTTCAACTTGTCTAATCTCAATTAGTTCCCCAGGTAAAAGAGTAGTGTCGCCAGCATCTTCTATTCGTACCTTACTGGTCATTTGGCGTACTATTACCTCGATATGTTTATCATCAATAGAAACCCCTTGAGATTTGTAGACGTTCTGAACTTCATTAACTAATCGGTGCTGAAGTTTTGCAATTGCTTCTTGAGCTGCTTCCATAAGTGGCTTTCTATCTCTAAAATCTCCGAAATAACACTCAAGAAGTTCGTGAGGATTAATTGGTCCATCTGTCAAAGATTCGCCTGCATTAACTGACTGTCCATTACTTACCATTACATTCTTTCCAAGCAGTATTGGATATTCAGACAAGGAGTCATCACTCTCTATAACTTTCAAAACTATTGATTCGTCATCTTCTTGCTTGATCTCGACAACGCCTTGCTTCTTACATAACACAGCTGAATCTCTTGGCCTTCTAGCTTCTAATAGCTCTTCAATTCGAGGTAAACCTTGAACAATATCTCCAGTCTTTTGCCTTTCAAAAACTAACAATGCCAATCCATCACCACGCTGTACTAAATCTCCGTCACGAACATGCAACACTGAATCTGGGGAGACCATATAAGGCCTTCCTAATCGGAGAGTAACCTTATTCCCTTTGACATTTTCGACTTCTCCACAGCATTGGATTGGTTCTCCCTCTGAAAGGAGCTCCCCATCAACGACTCTTTGACCAACTTTAAGAAGAGGTGAATTTTTAGCAGTTAAGACTGTAGTGTCTTCTACTCGTTCAACAATAAGTCGACGAATAGGGTCCCCTTCCGCAGTCTGAGGCAATTGTACAACTCCCTCTTCTTTGCACAAAATCTGAGTTGTTGCTACTACATCCCTTGCATTGACAATCTGATTATCCTTCACTTGAAGTTCAGTGTGAGTCGAACCGTGACTTGAATCAGACATTGTGTCTCGTCTAACCAAAATACTTTCTAAAATAACCAACTTCAATCGATCAATTGTCTTCGCTTTTTTGTCTGGTAAGACTTCAACGTCAACCGTCATCTGAGGAGTTGTTTCGAATGTCTCAAGGATCAATTGTGTTTTCAACAACTCAACTCCTTCTACAGACTTAATTAATTCCCCATCTTTAAAAGCAAGTCTCTGTGTAGCTTTAAGACCTAAGTGAGGTCCTTTCTCTTGCTTGACATGGGAAAGTTCAGGCAATTGAGCCTCATCAGGAATTGTATATTCCTCGACGGGTCGTAATAAAAGTCCTTTACCCTCTTTAGATTCAACAGTTTGAACAAGACACATAAACTCTGCTTTAAGTCCTTTGGCAATGGTTTCTCCAGGATTAACCATCTGCCCTTCATCTTCAAATCGCTCTAAAGCTTTAGATTCATTGCAAAGGTGAAATTCTCCACTACGAACAATAATTTCCCGAAGGATATCATTTTTCTGAGTAACAGTGACTATGCCAGCAGTTTGGCTAAAAATATCTTTAACAACTTCTGTACCTGCTTCAATCCATTGACGGTCCTTAATCATCAACAACGAAATATCCTTGTTAATTTCATGTGTTTCTTGAGGGATCCAAATTAGGGTTCCACCATTACTAACTTCAAAGCCATTTTTGGCTGATCTTGCCTTTTTAATTGCCAGCCCAGGTGCATATTTGACCAATCCACCAGTTTTTGTGCGGAACCGATCATCTGCCAGCTCAGCGATCACTTCACCACTACTAATTTTGCTGCCAGGGGCCGTGTTTAAACGATATTTTGTGCCATCTTGAGCTTCAAGATTCCATATCTCTCCTGAGTGAGTCGACTCTTCTAATAATTTAAAATCATCGAGTGTCATAGATGTAGTGACAATTTGCACTTCCCGCGAATCACCTATTGAATCTCGTAAACGTATCTGACCACCAAATTCACTTGCCTGACTTGCTTCAGCCAAGACTTGTCCACATTTAACCTCGACATTTCTTTCGACAACTGGACGTGCATTTGGAGGCAGGTTATACACATCTCCAGCTAATACCCAAAGACGACCAAGCCGTTGAGCTTTAAGAGTGATATTCCCTTGTCTATCGGTGACTTCTTTTGGTTGGATAACACTCTCGTAACGAACCTGGCCAGCTAGGTCACAAATAACATCTTTT is part of the Prochlorococcus marinus str. MIT 0919 genome and harbors:
- the rlmN gene encoding 23S rRNA (adenine(2503)-C(2))-methyltransferase RlmN; translated protein: MIASVSKAEKIVLLGRNISQLEKLAKDHGESTYRGRQLHEFVYGKGVKSIEDIFVLPKSWRNSLNNQGFQIGRLREIKRLEANDQTIKLLLGTTDGEIIETVGIPTKNRLTICVSSQVGCPMGCKFCATGKGGLQRSLEVNEIVDQVLSTREAFQRRASHVVFMGMGEPLLNIESVLDSISCMNTDLGIGQRRITLSTVGVQGTLSQLAELALERLGRVQFTLAVSLHAPNQKLREMLIPSAKSYPIRDLLDDCKHYFSVTGRRVSFEYILLGEINDQIQHAEELSDLIGGFQSHVNLIAYNPIDEEDFQRPSLARIRKFMEALRNRGIAVSLRSSRGLDKNAACGQLRRQHASLI
- a CDS encoding high light inducible protein, whose amino-acid sequence is MLKPKLIPKRTLPKYGFHGHTEKLNGRLAMIGFIALIILEVKLGHGLLVR
- a CDS encoding DNA-directed RNA polymerase subunit beta'; the protein is MTPTSPKSRKTTGKGRKGSKKKNKRANEIPPLSKTPPSFRNRVVDKKVLKHLVAWAYKNHGTAVTAAMADNLKDLGFKYATQAAVSISVDDLKVPEAKQDLLGEAEQQITATEECYRLGEITEVERHTKVIDTWTETNERLVDAVKKNFNQNDPLNSVWMMANSGARGNMSQVRQLVGMRGLMANPQGEIIDLPIRTNFREGLTVTEYVISSYGARKGLVDTALRTADSGYLTRRLVDVAQDVIVREEDCGTSRSKLVKAEDGRFGNRLVGRLTAEQIDSADGVVIAKKNTAIDPELSKRIEDARIEGVMVRSPLTCEATRSVCRKCYGWALAHNHLVDLGEAVGIIAAQSIGEPGTQLTMRTFHTGGVSTAETGVVRSTVAGKVEFGSKARVRGYRTPHGVEAQQAEVDFTLKVKPSGSGKTQTIEISNGSLIFVDNGQEIASDVTVAQIAAGAVKKSVEKATKDVICDLAGQVRYESVIQPKEVTDRQGNITLKAQRLGRLWVLAGDVYNLPPNARPVVERNVEVKCGQVLAEASQASEFGGQIRLRDSIGDSREVQIVTTSMTLDDFKLLEESTHSGEIWNLEAQDGTKYRLNTAPGSKISSGEVIAELADDRFRTKTGGLVKYAPGLAIKKARSAKNGFEVSNGGTLIWIPQETHEINKDISLLMIKDRQWIEAGTEVVKDIFSQTAGIVTVTQKNDILREIIVRSGEFHLCNESKALERFEDEGQMVNPGETIAKGLKAEFMCLVQTVESKEGKGLLLRPVEEYTIPDEAQLPELSHVKQEKGPHLGLKATQRLAFKDGELIKSVEGVELLKTQLILETFETTPQMTVDVEVLPDKKAKTIDRLKLVILESILVRRDTMSDSSHGSTHTELQVKDNQIVNARDVVATTQILCKEEGVVQLPQTAEGDPIRRLIVERVEDTTVLTAKNSPLLKVGQRVVDGELLSEGEPIQCCGEVENVKGNKVTLRLGRPYMVSPDSVLHVRDGDLVQRGDGLALLVFERQKTGDIVQGLPRIEELLEARRPRDSAVLCKKQGVVEIKQEDDESIVLKVIESDDSLSEYPILLGKNVMVSNGQSVNAGESLTDGPINPHELLECYFGDFRDRKPLMEAAQEAIAKLQHRLVNEVQNVYKSQGVSIDDKHIEVIVRQMTSKVRIEDAGDTTLLPGELIEIRQVEDTNQAISVTGGAPAEFTPVLLGITKASLNTDSFISAASFQETTRVLTEAAIEGKSDWLRGLKENVIIGRLIPAGTGFSGFVEELKAEAGPHPDILAEDPAGYRRIQNLRPDYTVDMPASAAVSSTSVLDDPSDEDLEATRSRHGIDPTASNFAAFVRPDGEDQTQEDQMPDPAALEGLQEEGLLSDE